In the Rhizobium sp. SSA_523 genome, TGCCTGTCCGGCCAAAGCAGAACGGCTGCCTATTGCAAGCCCTATCTCGATCGCTTCTTCCGTGGCCACACGGTTGATTACTTCATCCATGCCTGGCCTCAGGACAGCCACCATCTGCCGCTCTATCGGCCGCGGGCGCTTTCCTGCGCAGTGCCCGCCGATCTGCGGGAAAAGGAACGCCTGGTCATCCAAAGCTTCGGCCAGTACGGCTGTCTCGGCCGGATCGCCATGTATTGGGGCATTGGCGAAGCGATCCGGCTTGTACCGAACGAAGGCTATGACCTTATCGTGCGGCTTCGCCCCGACATCATTCCGCTGACGCGGCTGAATGCGGCGCTTCGCCAGACGGAGACCTCCGCCATCTCCTTTGCCTATCTAATGCAGGACGCACGCGATGCCTGGCAGCCGCCCGGCCGCCTGCTCAGCCCGGCCGATCCGTCGCTCGCGGGCTATCACGACCACCTGTTCTTCGGCGTGCCACAGGCCATGCGGCATTTCGAGACGGCCTATGATCTTATCGAAAGCTATTGCGAGAGCCGTGCCGGCCTGCGGTTCAGCCCCGCACAATTCCTGCACTATGTCATTGCCGCGGGCGTCGAGACGCCGAAGCGGGCTCCCATCAGCGTGCATCTGATCGATGCGGATCATGCCCGCAGCGCCTTATCGCTTTATGCCTTCCGCCCACGCATGGAAACAAGGCGGGCGCGGGACCTCGAGCATGTGGCCCGTCATCATCCGGACCTCCTGCCTCTCTTCAGCGCCGAACCTGCCGCTCCCGGTGCGGTCGAGGAGTGGTTCGAGCGAGGCTTCGTACCGGGCATTGGCGACCAGGCGAGCCCGCACCTCTCCAAAGCGGCGCAAAAGGCGGCGCACCTGCTGCATCAGAGGTCGCTTTGATGGCGGCGCCCTCCTTCTTCAAATTCGTCCCCGGCCGCAGCAGGGAACTGACCCTGGTCTTCAGCCAGTGTTTCGTGGCACCCGGCCAGTTCGCCATCGAACGCACGCTGAAGGACTACCCGCATCCCACGCTGTTCCTGAACACTGTCGATAATGATTTCTACCAGCATGGCGTCCCGACCCTCGGCACGAGCGTCGAGGAAACGGTCCAGGTGCTGAAGGCCAGCGCGCAAAGGCTCTCCGCAAGCCATATACGCTGCGTCGGAATGAGCATGGGCGCCTCTGCGGCCATCCTGTTCGGTGCGCTTCTGAATGCCGATTGCGTCGTGGCGGTCGGGCCGGAACTGCAGATCGGCCTCCCCTGTCACCGCAGCCATTACCACAATAGAGACAGGCGGTTCGTTGCAGAGCATCAGGATCTCGTGCCGCATGCCCTGGCGCTCGGACCCCGCCTGCAGATGACATTCCCGGCCTATGATCTCGGCGACTGGCTGCATGCCGGAATGGCAGAGCAAGCGGGCCTCGCCTATCACTTCATGCGGCAGTTTCATTCCGGCGGCCAGTCGATCGATTGGCCGGGCCTGCTGGGAAGCAGCATCGACCGGACGGATCTGGCGAGTCATCTCACCACCCGGACCACTGGCCGGATTTCGCTGGAGCTGTTGCGACAGGGCGCATCGGCGCATGAGGCCTTTTGTCGCCGCGAACACGCACGAGCCTGCGATCTGGCGATGGCGGTGCATGCCGCCGCGCCGCTCGCCGGTCTTGCCTTCTTCATTGCCGCCAACCTCTTCTGCCAGAACCGGGTGGGGGAAGCGGATGACTGGTTGCGGCGCGCGCTTGTTCTTGACGAAGAGGGCCATGTGCGGCCGGCCCGCTTCGATTATGACTATTCGCATTTTCTTCCCAATCGCGAGCGCGCGCTCATGCGCGAACGCCTCTCCATCTTGCGCGGGCTGTCGCGCGGCTGAGAAGCGCGTCACCCCTGCCCGCTCGTCTCATCGCGGCACACCCCCCCTCAATCGCCGACCTAGTGATCCATCAACTGCTTGACCGAGCGCATATCCTCCTTGAACAGCGCCGTCTCATGCATCTTCCGATCCATGTCGGGAATGCGCAGCAGGTAGGACGGGTGCACCGTCACGAAGAGCTTGCGGCCCTCCGTCATCGCGATGACCTTGCCGCGGACATCGGAAAGCCGGTCCTTCTCGCCCGTCAGAGCGAAATAGGCGGTGGCGCCCATGGCCACCAGCAGTTTGGGCTGGACCAGATCCACCTCCTGCTTCAGCCAGAAGCGGCATTGCTCCACCTCCGCCTGGTTGGGTCTCTGATGGATGCGCCGCTTGCCGCGCGGTTCGTATTTGAAGTGCTTCACGGCATTGGTGACGTAAAGACGCGCGCGCGGCAGGCCCACATCGGAAAGAACGCCATCGAAGATCTTGCCCGCGGGACCGATGAACGGCCGCCCCGCGAGATCTTCCTGGTCGCCCGGCTGTTCGCCGACGATCATTGCCGCGGCGTCCTGTGCGCCCTCGCCGAAAACCGTCTGGGTTGCCTGGCAATGCAGGGGACAGAGCGTGCAGCCGCGCGCCGCCGCCCGCATGGCCTCGAGGCTTCCGGCGGGCTCCTGGCGAAGCTCCTCGGCCGCGTCCTGCGCCATGCGCTCCTGCAGCCTGGCATGGAAGGCCGGCGGCTGCGACGCCGCCTTTTCCGCCATGTCCCGCACTTTCGCCTCGGCATTGGCGATCAGATCGGGAATGAGCGCCGCTTCCGGCAGGTTCTTCCAGTATTTCTTCGGCATTTCGGCGGTCATCGCCTTTACCTTCAGCCGTGCCGGATTGAAGATATTGGCGTAGTAGATCCGCCACAGATCATCGGCGCCATCCTCGATATCCGGCTTTTGCGCCGGTGCGTCGGTAAGGGTCAGCGCCTCGCCATTCCAGGTGGCCGAACCCTTCGGCGTGGCGATGACCCAGTCCATGTCGAAGAAGCGCCGCTTGAAGAACGGCGCCATGCGGGCGACGATGAAATGATCCGGCTCGAACCACGCCACGAAGGCGCGCCGGGCGCCGTCGGTCTGTGCCGACGGCACCTCCTTGAAGCGGACGAAGGCCTTCATCTTGTGACTGTCGCGCCGCACGGCCTTGTCCAGCCGGCGCGCCAGGATGACATCCTCGTCGGATACCACCTGCAGGAGGGATCGGTCGCGGCCGATACGCCAGAGCAGCCGGTAAAGCAGGGCGAACCGGCCGGGATCGGAATGGCAGATGACGCTTTGGGCCAGCTCGATGAAAGCCGGCGGCACGGACACAGGAGGCCTTGCGGCAGGAGGTTCGCCGACAGCCGGCACGGGAAGAGGGACGACGGCGAAGGCCGAAAGATCGTCCGCCTCATCCTCCAACCGCCAGTCGATCTCCGTCGGCGGCACGCCGGCAAGCAGAAGCGGGCGCGCGGCATTGCGCCATTCGTCGAAATCGCCGCGACCTTTGAGACGGAGCGTCTGCATCAGAACAGCGTCAGCTGTTCCGGCTTCGGCGCGAACATCGCGCGCAGATCCGACCGCTCGAGCACCCTGTGCGGCGTCCATCCTTCCGCGACGATGAAAGGCTGGACCTTGCGCAGCGAGACGCCCAGCCGGCCGAGATCCTCCAGGCGAATGCGGCGGAAGCGGCGCGAGGACAGGATGGATTTGACCGTCTTGGTGCCGAAGCCGGGCACGCGCAGCAGGATCTCCTTCGCCGCGCGATTGACATCCACCGGAAAGCGATCGCGGTGCGCCAGCGCCCAGGACAGTTTCGGATCCAGATCGAGGTCCAGATTGCCATCGGCGGTGACCGAGGTGATTTCGCCAATATCGAAGCCATAGAACCGGTACAGCCAGTCGGCCTGGTAGAGCCTGTGCTCCCGCATCAGCGGCGGCTTGACCAGCGGCAGTTTGGAGGAGGCATCGGGAATGGGGCTGAAGGCGGAATAATAGACCCGCTTCAGGCCATAGCTGCCATAGAGCCTTGCGCTGGTGCCGAGGATCGTTGCATCGCTTGCACCGTCCGCGCCAACGATCATCTGCGTGCTCTGGCCTGCCGGGACGAAATGCTTGCGCTTCTTCGTGCGCAGCGTCGGCTCGGACGCATCCTCGATCTTCAGCCGGAGCTCACCCATGGCGCGGCGGATATTGTCGGGCTTCTTCTCCGGCGCGAAGCGGCCGATGCCGCTATCGGTCGGGAGCTCGATATTGATCGACAGGCGGTCGGCATAGAGCCCCGCCTCTTCGATCAGTCCCGGCGAGGCTTCGGGTATGGTTTTCAAATGAATATAGCCGCGGAAGTTATGCGTGGTTCGCAATTCGCGGGCGATGCGGACCATCTCCTCCATCGTGTGATCCGAGGAGCGGATGATCCCCGAGGAGAGGAACAGGCCTTCGATATAGTTGCGGCGATAAAATTCCAGCGTCAGCCAGATCACTTCCTCCGGCGTGAACCGGGCGCGCTCGACATTGCTCGACGATCGGTTGATGCAATAGGCGCAATCATAGATGCAGAAATTGGTGAGCAGGATCTTCAGAAGCGAGATGCATCGGCCGTCGGGAGCATAGGCATGGCAGATGCCGGACCCTTCCGTGGAGCCCAATCCGCCGCCGGCGCCGGACGAATTGCGCTTGGACGTGCCGCTGGATGCGCAGGACGCATCATATTTGGCGGCATCCGACAGGATCGCGAGGCGTTCTTTTAGCGACTTCTTCATTAGTGTGTTCTCTATCTGTTCCGGCCCTCGAAGTCAATACGCGGCGCCAAGGATATCGGACCACCTTGCAGCCGGGCGCGGCCGCACTATTTCGAATCTTCTGGAAATTCGATCCGCGTTTCTGCTATGATTCGCAAAATTGAGGATTTCGCATGGTTCCGGAGTATCGCTCCGGGACCTGTTTCTTTTTGTGGCTGCCTGTTGCGGCCATGAGACTGAGGAAAGACAAAATGGTTGACAAGGTACCGATGACGCCGTCCGGATTTACCAAGCTGCAGGAGGAACTGCGCTGGCGCCAGCAGGAGGAGCGTCCCCGGATTATCGAAGCCATTGCGGAGGCCCGTGCGCATGGAGATCTTTCGGAAAACGCCGAATATCATGCTGCCAAGGAGGCCCAGAGCCATAACGAAGGCCGCATCACCGAGCTCGAAGACCTGACGGCCCGTGCCGAGGTGATCGACCTGACGAAGATGTCCGGCTCCAAGATCAAGTTCGGCGCCACTGTGAAGCTGGTGGACGAGGATACCGACGAGGAAAAGGTCTATCAGATCGTCGGCGACCAGGAAGCCGATGTGAAGGAAGGCCGGATTTCCATTTCCTCGCCGATTGCCCGCGCCCTGATCGGCAAGGAAGTCGGCGACAGCATCGAGGTCAACGCGCCGGGCGGCTCGAAGGCCTATGAGGTGCTGCAGGTCAGCTGGGGCTGATATCCTCAAGCCTGGGCATCTCCCTTGACCATCGATCCGCGACAGGTTGACGTGATCGCGCCGCATTTCAAGCGGCGCCTTTCCGGCGTGACCTCGACCGTCATCCAGCTGGTACCGATCCAGAACCGGCTGGGCCAGAGGGTGGCTACCCTTGGTCCGGGCCTGCCCGACACGCTGCCGGCTTTACAGGGGAGCGATCTCTTGCATTTCTGGCGCCCGCCGCCGGGCCGTTCCTGCCGCGTCTGGCATGCCCGCCGCAATATCGAAATGCTGCCGGGAATCGTGCTGCGCGACCTGCTGCGCATGCCGTTGAAGCTCGTCTTTACGTCGGCCTCGCAGCGACACCACAGCGGCTGGACAAAATGGCTGATCTCCAGAATGGATCATGTGATCGCGGTATGCGGCAAGACCGCCTCCTATCTGGAGCGCGACAGCACCGTGATCCTGCACGGCATCGATCTGTTTCGCTTTTTGCCGGCTTCGGACAAGGCGCAGGCCAAGCGGGACGTCGGTCTTGATCCGGCCTTCCGCTATGTCGGCTGCTTTGGCCGCGTGCGCCATCAGAAAGGAACGGATCTCTTCGTCGACGCCATGCTCCGGCTCCTGCCCGATCGGCCGGACTGGAAGGCCGTGATCGCGGGCCGCGCCACCGCCAAGCACATCGCTTTCGAAGAGGAGCTGAAGGCCCGTGTCAAGGCGGCCGGCCTTGGCGACCGCATCCT is a window encoding:
- a CDS encoding UdgX family uracil-DNA binding protein (This protein belongs to the uracil DNA glycosylase superfamily, members of which act in excision repair of DNA. However, it belongs more specifically to UdgX branch, whose founding member was found to bind uracil in DNA (where it does not belong), without cleaving it, appears to promote DNA repair by a pathway involving RecA, rather than base excision.), which gives rise to MQTLRLKGRGDFDEWRNAARPLLLAGVPPTEIDWRLEDEADDLSAFAVVPLPVPAVGEPPAARPPVSVPPAFIELAQSVICHSDPGRFALLYRLLWRIGRDRSLLQVVSDEDVILARRLDKAVRRDSHKMKAFVRFKEVPSAQTDGARRAFVAWFEPDHFIVARMAPFFKRRFFDMDWVIATPKGSATWNGEALTLTDAPAQKPDIEDGADDLWRIYYANIFNPARLKVKAMTAEMPKKYWKNLPEAALIPDLIANAEAKVRDMAEKAASQPPAFHARLQERMAQDAAEELRQEPAGSLEAMRAAARGCTLCPLHCQATQTVFGEGAQDAAAMIVGEQPGDQEDLAGRPFIGPAGKIFDGVLSDVGLPRARLYVTNAVKHFKYEPRGKRRIHQRPNQAEVEQCRFWLKQEVDLVQPKLLVAMGATAYFALTGEKDRLSDVRGKVIAMTEGRKLFVTVHPSYLLRIPDMDRKMHETALFKEDMRSVKQLMDH
- a CDS encoding putative DNA modification/repair radical SAM protein yields the protein MKKSLKERLAILSDAAKYDASCASSGTSKRNSSGAGGGLGSTEGSGICHAYAPDGRCISLLKILLTNFCIYDCAYCINRSSSNVERARFTPEEVIWLTLEFYRRNYIEGLFLSSGIIRSSDHTMEEMVRIARELRTTHNFRGYIHLKTIPEASPGLIEEAGLYADRLSINIELPTDSGIGRFAPEKKPDNIRRAMGELRLKIEDASEPTLRTKKRKHFVPAGQSTQMIVGADGASDATILGTSARLYGSYGLKRVYYSAFSPIPDASSKLPLVKPPLMREHRLYQADWLYRFYGFDIGEITSVTADGNLDLDLDPKLSWALAHRDRFPVDVNRAAKEILLRVPGFGTKTVKSILSSRRFRRIRLEDLGRLGVSLRKVQPFIVAEGWTPHRVLERSDLRAMFAPKPEQLTLF
- the greA gene encoding transcription elongation factor GreA, encoding MVDKVPMTPSGFTKLQEELRWRQQEERPRIIEAIAEARAHGDLSENAEYHAAKEAQSHNEGRITELEDLTARAEVIDLTKMSGSKIKFGATVKLVDEDTDEEKVYQIVGDQEADVKEGRISISSPIARALIGKEVGDSIEVNAPGGSKAYEVLQVSWG
- a CDS encoding glycosyltransferase family 4 protein is translated as MTIDPRQVDVIAPHFKRRLSGVTSTVIQLVPIQNRLGQRVATLGPGLPDTLPALQGSDLLHFWRPPPGRSCRVWHARRNIEMLPGIVLRDLLRMPLKLVFTSASQRHHSGWTKWLISRMDHVIAVCGKTASYLERDSTVILHGIDLFRFLPASDKAQAKRDVGLDPAFRYVGCFGRVRHQKGTDLFVDAMLRLLPDRPDWKAVIAGRATAKHIAFEEELKARVKAAGLGDRILFVGEHTNIDAWYRALDLFVAPQRWEGFGLTPLEAMASAVPVVAADVGAFAELIEDGRTGRMVECGSLDSFTAGIRPYLDTPLLCETEGAAALAHMQKNFSIEHEAVAIGRVYADLLGERPVP